Within the Arthrobacter sp. V1I7 genome, the region TTGTAGACGTCAACCGCCTGGGTAGGGCCGAGGCAGGTGTCCCGCCAGACCTGGTCATAGGTATCCAGGCTGAAGCGCGCCCGGCCCTCGAAGACGCCGCTGCCCGTTCCCTCGTTGCCGATGAAGAAACTCTGCCCATCATTAACAATGGACTTGGTAAACGAGGTGCGGGGTATGAAGGTGGCGCCGTAAGCCCGCACGTTGGCCCCGGTGATCGCGTTCACGACTGCGACTGCCTGGGACGCAACGCCATTCACGGTGGCGAAGTCACCGCCGATGACGGCAACGTTGTGGCCGGCCGGAACGGTCAGCGCGCGCCCTGGCGCACTGGCCACCGGCGCCCAGGGCAACAGCGCCCCGGTGTTGTCCATGGCCGCGAAACGGCCGCGAGCCGCGGACCCGACCGATTGAAAATCGCCGCCAAAATACACGGCGGAATTCGTGGCGGCGATGGTCCGGACCGTTGCTGAGACGACTGCCGGCCGGAACGTCGTATCCACCGTGCAGCCCGGAAGCCGGATGGCAGCGATGCGTGTCGTATTGACGCCGTTGATCGTTCCGAATGAGCCGCCAACGTAGAGCCGGGTGCCGTCCGGGGTCACCGCCAGGGCACGCACGGTCGCGCCGGTACCGCCGGTCACGGACAGTGTGCAGGAAGTGGGGTTGCCGGTGTAGGCGTCGAAGGCCGCGAAGTTCACGGCATTCCGGGACTGCGGGTTGCCGGCAGCAGTGCCGGGAGGCCGGATCTGGGTAAACGTTCCACCGGCATAAACAACACCGTTCGACTCGGCCATCGTCCAGGCGACGCCGTTGGTCTGCCAGGTCGGGAGGTTGTTGGCGGAAAACGCCACTCCCGGAGAAAGAGCGAGCGCAGACTGCTTGTCGCCACTAACGGCGCAACGGCAAGAGCAAGACCTGCCAATACAGCTGGGACCTTGTGACGCATAGAGTTCCCCCTACCTAGGCAGCTTTTTTGGTATGCAACAGCGCTGATCAAATCAGCAAAAGCGGCGTGCGTGCACGGTGTTGCTTACTGGTATTGCCAGCGGTCCTACTTGTCTTCAGGGTCGAGTACCTGCTCCACAGGTGGCAGGCGGGTGGGCAGCGTCGTCCGGAGCGCCGTCCGGAGCGTATCGAGGCCTTGTGACACGAACGCCCCACCAACCCTGACGCGCGCGGCGCGCCAGGAAAGACGCGCCGAATCTCACTGGCGTAATTAGGTGGGGTACGGCACAATGGGAACCACGCCCGGCAACTCTCAAGTGCCGCTTGAAGCACTTCAGCCTCAAGTCTCCACCCAGGAACCGGGCCCTAACTAAATAGTCTGGCAGGATCACCGGCACAACTACGGACCCGCGCAACAGACAGACATCCAGGCAGAGGTCGTTGGGGAAGACGTACCTACAGCTATGGAGGATGGAATGTCTGTTGCACTGACCCGCGGTGTGTTGTTTGTTCACTCGGCCCCGACGGCCCTGTGCCCCCACGTGGAGTGGGCCATAGGATCTGTCGTGGACAAGCGGACAGACCTTGAGTGGACCGCTCAGCCGGCTGCGCCTGGAATGTTCCGGGCCGAGCTGTCGTGGACCGGAATTCCGGGCACGGGGGCTCAATTGGCGTCTTCGCTCCGAGGCTGGGCGCACTTGCGCTACGAAGTCACAGAAGAACCCAGCCAGGGCGTTGATGGTGGCCGCTGGTCCCACACCCCCGAGCTCGGCATCTTCCACGCCGTCACCGACGTGCACGGCAACATCATGGTCTCGGAGGACCGCATCCGCTACGCCTATGAATCAGGCGCCGGCGACCCCTCAGCGGTCTACCACGAGCTCTCCCTGGCCCTGGGGGAGGCCTGGGACGAGGAGCTCGAACCGTTCCGGCACGCCGCCGAAGGCGCCCCGGTGCGCTGGCTTCACCAGGTCGGTTAGAACCTCGCGGTTGGAACCCCGCGCGAAATCTTTGCAAAAGCGTCACCGCTACACTCCATAGCTCCGCCAGACGACAGATGGCGGCAATGTTCCCGAGGAACATTGCCGCCATCTGTCATATCGCGAAAAGACGAGCTAGACGCTCCGCACCGCGATGACGGCGTTATGGCCGCCGAAGCCGAAGGAGTTGCTCAGCGCCACGATGTTGCCGGAGGGCAGGTCACGGGCCTTGGTGACGACGTCGAACGGGATCTCCGGATCCTGGTTCTCAAGGTTGATGGTCACCGGCGCCTTGCGTTCGTAGACAGCCAGGACGGTCAGTACGGCTTCCACCGCGCCGGACGCGCCCAGCAGGTGGCCCATCTGGGACTTCGTGGCAGAGACAGCGACGCTTTCCACCTGCTGGCCCAGTGCCGTCTTGAGGGCCGTGTACTCGGGCTTGTCGCCCACCGGGGTGGAGGTGGCGTGCGCGTTGACGTGCACCACGTCCTCGGCCTGGATGCGGCCGTCGAACATGGCAGCCTTGAGGGCGCGGGTGGCGCCCAGGCCCTGGGGGTCCGGGGCGGTGATGTGGTACGCGTCGGCGGTCACCGAGGTGCCGGCGAGCTCGGCATAGATACGTGCGCCGCGGGCCAGGGCGTGTTCCTCGGCTTCAAGCACCAGGGCGCCGGCGCCTTCACCCATGACGAAGCCGTCACGGTCACGGTCATAGGGGCGCGAGGCGCGCTCGGGCTCGTCATTACGGCGGGAGAGAGCCTGCATGGAGGCGAACGCAGCGATCGGCATGGGATGGATCGCGGCCTCGGCGCCGCCGCAGACGACGACGTCCGCCTTGCCCGAGCGGATCAGGTCCAGGCCCATGTGGACGGCTTCGGTGCCGGAGGCGCAGGCGGAGACAGGGGTGTGGGCGCCGGCGCGGGCGCCGAGGTCCAGGCTGACCGCTGCCGCGGGCCCGTTGGGCATCAGCATCGGCACGGTCATCGGCAGGACCCGGCGCGGGCCCTTTTCGCGCAGGGTGTCCCACGCATCCAGGAGGGTCCAGACGCCGCCGATGCCGGTGGCGAAGGCCACGGCGAGGCGATCATGGTCGAACTCGGTGATGCCGGAGTCGGCCCAGGCCTCGCGGGAGGCGACGACGGCGAACTGCGTGGACGGGTCCATGCGCTTGGCCTCGACCCGGCTAAGGACCTCAGTTGCGGGAGTCGTGGCGCGTGCGGCAAATTGCACGGGAAGTTCGAACTTGGCCACCCAGTCGTCCTCGAGCGTGTGCGCGCCGGAGACGCCCTTCAGCGCGTTCTTCCACATTGTGGGGACATCGCCGCCAATGGGTGTGGTGGCACCCAGACCGGTAATGACTACTTTGCGTGCCATGGGATCACTCTCTGTCGGTGCGCCTGCCGGGCCGGGAACCTGAAGGGCTGCCGGGGCCTGCGTGGGAAAACTTTGTGGTCATGCAGACGGGTGCTGCATGAGGTGCTGCAAAGTGGTCCGGTCCGGGGCGCTGCTGCAGCGCCCCGGACCGGCCATGGGTCTCAGCCGTTGCCGGCAGGAGCCAAAACGGTCAGGCTCAGGCCTGGGCGCCTGCGATGAAGCTGACGGCGTCGCCGACGGTCTTGAGGTTCTTGACCTCTTCGTCCGGGATGCGCACGCCGAACTTCTCTTCAGCATTGACGACGATCGTCATCATGGAGATGGAGTCGATGTCCAGGTCCTCGGTGAAGGACTTGTCCATTTCGACGGCTTCCGTGGCCAGGCCGGTCTCTTCGTTGACGATTTCAGCCAGGCCGGCCAGGATCTCTTCGTTGCTAGCCATTGATGGCTCCTTTTCTTGTAGTTGCCCTCCGCCGCCGGTGGTGCCGGCGGCTTAGGGCGGAAATGATTCAAACCGAGAATTCGGCTTGGTGTGGGAATCCGTGCCGTGGAAGAACGTATTCAGTTCGGGGGAGTGCGGTGGGCGCCTACGGAAGCACGATCACTTGGGCACCGAAGACCAGTCCGGCACCGAAGCCGATCTGCAGTGCAAGCCCGCCGCTCAGCTCAGGGTTTTCCTGCAGCAGGCGGTGGGTGGCGAGGGGGATGGAGGCAGCCGAGGTGTTGCCGGCCTCGGCGATGTCCCGGGCGATTGTGACCGTCTCGGGAAGTTTCAGTTTCTTGGCCATCTCGTCGATGATCCGCATGTTGGCCTGGTGCGGGATGAAGGCAACGAGGTCATCGGAGGTGATGCCGGCCGCATCCAGCGCCTGCTCTGCCACCTTCGCCATTTCCCAGACTGCCCAGCGGAACACTGTCTGGCCGTCCTGGCGCAGCGTGGGCCACAGTGCGGCGTCGGTGACGGCGGCTTCCTCATGGCTGAGGACACCGCCACGCTTGCCGGTCAAGGAGAGTTCGCGGATGTCCAGCATGGAGTGGGTCATGCCGATGGCGTCCCACTTGCTGCCGTCCGAGCCCCACACCGACGGTCCGATGCCGGGGATGTCAGACGGGCCAATGACGACGGCGCCGGCGCCGTCACCCAGCAGGAAGGAGATGGTGCGCTCGGTGTTGTCGATGACGTCGGAGAGCTTCTCCGCACCGACCACCAGGACATAGTCGGCAGCGCCGGAGCGGACCAGGGCGTCGCCCTGGGCGATGCCGTAGCAGTATCCGGCGCAGGCGGCCGAGATATCGAAGGCCGGTGCCGGCGTCGCGCCCAGGCGGTCGGCGAGGCTCGCTGCGGCCGAGGGCGTGGCGTACGGGTGCGTCACGGTGGAGACGATCACGGCGCCGAGCTGGGAGGCTTCGATCCCGGCCTTCTCCAGCGCCTCGAGGGCAGCGCTCTCGGCCATGTCGATCACGCTGACATTGGCCGGGGCGCGGTGTCGGGTGATGATGCCCGTGCGCTGGCGGATCCACTCGTCGGAGGAGTCGATCCACTGGCAGACGTCCTCGTTGGTGACAACCACGCTCGGCCGGTAGGCGCCGACTGCCATGATGCGGGTGTTCTCGCGAAGGGGAGCCTGCTTCAAGGTGGGGACGCTCATGCCTGTCCTTCCAGTTCTGCGAATAGGGCCAGGGCGGCGGACAGGTCGTCCGGGGTCTTGACGGTGACGGTCTTCACTCCGGGCATGGCGCGCTTCGCCAGTCCGGCAAGGGTTCCGGCCGGGGCCAGTTCGATCAGGCCGGTCACACCGCGCTGCACCATCGTCTCCATGCACTGATCCCAGCGGACCGGGCGGGAGACCTGGGCGATCAGGCTGTCGACGCCGGCGTCGCCGTCGGTGACTTCCGCGCCGTCGTGGTTGGACAGGAGGGGAACCTGCGGCTTCTGGGGGTGCAGCGAGGGCCGGAGGGCCTGCAGTGCCTCGACGGCCGGGGCCATGTGCGAGGTGTGGAACGCGCCGGCAACCTTCAGCGGAATCACCCGGGCCTTGGCCGGCGGATTCTCCGCGAGGGCCTTGAGCTGGTCAAGCGTGCCGGCCGCGACGACCTGACCGGCACCGTTGACGTTAGCGGCGGTGGCGCCGCTGGCCTTGATCGCGGCCAGGACCTCGGCCGGGTCGCCGCCCACCACGGCGCTCATGCCTGTCGGGGTGGCCGCGGCGGCGGAGGCCATGCTGTTGGCGCGTTCGCGGACAAATGTCATGGCTTCGGTTTCGGTCAGGACCCCGGCCAGGGCCGAGGCCGTGATTTCTCCGACCGAGTGACCGGCAAGGATCACCGGCAGGGCGCTGAGTTCGACGTCGAACAGGGACGTGGCGGCCACCAGGCCGGCAGCCACGAGAAGTGGCTGCGCCACGGCGGTGTCCTTGATCGTTTCCTCATCAGAGGTCGTGCCGTGGGCGACGAGGTCGATGCCTGCTACCTCGCTGAGCGAGGCCAGATGGCCTGCGACGGAGGGCAGTTCCAGCCAGGGGGCCAGAAAACCAGGGGTCTGGGAGCCCTGTCCAGGGCAGACGATTGCAAGCACGTATCCAGCTTTCCAAATTACTGCGGAATCCTTGGTGTTTTCATGCACCAAGCTCGCAGGGTCAGTTTGTAGGAAGTCTACAACGGGTCAGGAGTTGTTACGGGATGGTTGACGTTCCGTGGCAGGCTTCGGCGGGGCCGAGAGGCGGCCGACCACGAGGGCCGTCTGCAGCACGAAGGCCTCCCGCGGAAGGAGCGGGTCCCAGCCGGTAACGTCGCAGACCCGCTTGAGCCGGTAGCGCACGGTGTTGGCATGGACGAAGAGTTCCCGGGCTGTGGCTTCGAGGGAGTGGCCCAGCTCGAGATAGGTGCCGAGGGTCTCCACCAGCCCGTTGGAGGCCGCCACCAGGGGGCGGTAGATGTTCTTCACCAGGGAGCGCCGGGCGGCGTCGTCCCCGGAGATCACCCGTTCGGGCAGGAGGTCATCGGCGGCCACCGGACGCGGGGCGGAGGGCCAGGCGCGGGCCGCGGTCAGCCCGGCGAAGGCTGACTGCGCGGAACCGCTGGCCTCCAGCAGGGACCCCGCTTCGGCGCCATAGACCACGGGGCCGGGGGCGAACAGTTCGCTGAGTTTGAGATAGGCCGTCTCCCGGTCGTGGACGCCGCCGAGGATCAGGATCAGCCGGTCACCCTGGATCCCCACCAGCGCGTCCTCGGCGAAGCGGCCGGCCGTCCGCCGCAGCTCGCTGACGTAGCCGGCGCTGGGTTCGGACGGGGAATTGCCCACCATCACGGTGAAGCGCTCCTGCGCCTTCCAGCCCAGGGCGGCGATCCGCGACCGCAGGGCATCGGTATTCTCGCCGCGCAGGATGGCGTCAACGATGAGCGCTTCCAGCCGGGTGTCCCAGGAACCGCGGGACTCCGCGGCGCGGGCGTAGACATCCGCGGCGGCGAACGCTACTTCACGCGAGTACCGCAGCACGGCCTCGCGCAGGGCGGATTGATCCGCCTCCGGGGCAATCACGGGGGCTTGGTCCTCGACCACCTCGACCACGATCCGGATAAGCTGGAGGGCCTTCTGCAGGCTGATCGAACGCGTCAGTTCGGTCGGTGCGGTACCGAAAACGTCGGAAAGGATCCACGACGGCGAGCTGGGCCGCTCGTACCAGGTGACGAAGGCCGCGATGCCGTTCTGGGCCACCATGCCGAGGGCGGAGCGTTCGTCAGAGTTCAGCCGGCTGTACCACGGCAGGGACTTCTCCAGCTGGCGCAACGTCGTGGTGGAGAGCTGGCCCACGCTCGCCCGCAGCTTCTTCAGCGTTTCGGTTTTCTCCGGCGACATGGCCTTGGAGGCCGGCTTGCGTTTTACGGGAGTGGTGATCGGCTCTGCCATGCATCGAGCATACGGTGCCCGCCGCCCAAGCTCCATTTGTGCAAAAGCTACAACGAGCTTTGGCCTGCATCACAGTTCCCGGACCGGTTCCGGCCGTACCCGTTAAACGACGACGGCGGCCCCACCTTCCGGTGGGAGCCGCCGTCGTCTGCTGCTGGCGTGCTTAGGAGTCGCCGCCTGCGTTGCCGGTGGTGCCGGCGTTGACGTTGTGCAGGCGGTACTTCTCGATCGCCTTGGCAGGCGCCTGGGCATCCACTTCGCCGCGGCGGGCGAGCATCTCCAGGGAACGGACCACCACTGAGTGGATGTCGTTCTTGAAGAAGCGGCGTGCCGCGGCGCGGGTGTCCGAGAAGCCGAAGCCGTCAGCGCCGAGGGAGGCGAACTCGTTCGGCAGGAACTGGCGGATCTGGTCCGGAACGGCCTTCATGTAGTCCGTGACGGCGACGATCGGTCCGGTGGCGCCGGCGAGCTGCTGGGTGACGAACGGCACGCGGGCGGGCTGGTCGGGGTTGAGGAAGGCTTCTTCCTCGGCGGCCATTGCGTCGCGGCGCAGTTCGGTCCAGGACGTCACGGACCAGACGTCGGCGGAGACGCCCCAGTCCTCGGCGAGGACCTTCTGGGCCTCCAGGGCCCAGGGGACGGACACGCCGGAGGCGAGGATCTGCGTGCGCGGGCCGTCGATCTTGGCCGGTGCGAGCAGGTAGATGCCCTTGATGATGCCCTCGACGTCGGGTTCCGCCGGTGCCGGGGGCTGCACGATGGGTTCGTTGTAGACCGTGATGTAGTACATCACGTTCCGTGACGGGTCGTTATCGGCCGGGCCGGGGCCGTACATCCGGTTGAGGCCGTCGCGCATGATGACGCCGATCTCATAGCCGTAGGCCGGGTCGTAGGTGATCACGGCCGGGTTGGTGGCGGCCAGGATGGGGGAGTGCCCGTCGGCGTGCTGCAGGCCTTCGCCGGTCAGCGTGGTGCGGCCGGCGGTCGCACCGATGATGAACCCGCGGGTCATCTGGTCCGCGGCGGCCCAGAAGGAGTCACCGGTGCGCTGGAAGCCGAACATCGAGTAGAACACGTAGACCGGGATCAGCGGTTCGCCGTGCGTGGCGTAGGCGGACCCGGCGGCGGTGAACGCGGCGACGGAGCCCGCCTCGTTGATGCCGGCGTGCACGATCTGGCCTGCGATGGACTCCTTGTAGGCCAGGACGAGCTCGCGGTCCACGGACAGGTAGTTCTGCCCGTTCGGGTTGTAGATCTTCGCGGTCGGGAAGAAGGCATCCATGCCGAAGGTGCGGGCCTCGTCCGGGATGATCGGCACGATCCGCTTGCCGAATTCCTTGTCCCGCATGAGGTCCTTCAGCAGCCGGACGAACGCCATGGTGGTCGCGGCCTGCTGCTTGCCGGAGCCGCGGTTGGCGACCTCGTAGACCTTCTCGTCCGGGAGCGTGAGCTCGGTGTGCTTGGCGCGGCGTTCGGGGACGAAGCCGCCGAGTTCCTTGCGGCGGCCCATCAGGTACTGGATCTCGGGGGAGTCCATGCCGGGGTGGTAGTACGGCGGCCGGTACAGGTCGGCTTCGAGCTGGTCGTCGGTGACCGGGATGCGGAGGTGGTCGCGGAAGGCCTTGAGGTCCGCGAGGGTGAGCTTCTTCATCTGGTGGGTCGCGTTGCGGCCCTCGAAGTGGGTGCCCAGGCCGTAGCCCTTGACCGTGTGGGCCAGGATGACGGTGGGTTTGCCCTTGAACTCGGTCGCGGCCTTGTACGCGGCGTAGACCTTGTTGTAGTCGTGCCCGCCGCGTTTGAGGTTCCAGATCTCGTCGTCGGAGAGGTCCTGGACCAGTTCCTTGGTCTGCGGGGTCTTCCCGAAGAAGTGCTCGCGGACGAACGCGCCGGATTCGGCCTTGTAGGTCTGGTAGTCCCCGTCGACGGTCTCGTTCATGATCTTCACGAGCGAGCCGTCCTCGTCCTTGGCCAGCAGCGAATCCCACTCCCGGCCCCAGACGACCTTGATGACGTTCCAGCCGGCGCCGCGGAAGAACGCCTCGAGTTCCTGCATGATCTTGCCGTTGCCGCGCACGGGCCCGTCGAGGCGCTGGAGGTTGCAGTTGATCACGAAGTTGAGGTTGTCGAGCTTGTCGTTCGCGGCGAGCTGGAGCAGGCCGCGGGACTCGGGCTCGTCCATTTCCCCGTCGCCCAGGAACGCCCAGACCTGCTGGTCGGAAGTGTCCTTGATGCCGCGGTTGTGCAGGTACCGGTTGGACTGGGCCTGGTAGATCGCGTTCATCGGGCCGATGCCCATCGAGACGGTCGGGAATTCCCA harbors:
- a CDS encoding DUF3145 domain-containing protein; its protein translation is MSVALTRGVLFVHSAPTALCPHVEWAIGSVVDKRTDLEWTAQPAAPGMFRAELSWTGIPGTGAQLASSLRGWAHLRYEVTEEPSQGVDGGRWSHTPELGIFHAVTDVHGNIMVSEDRIRYAYESGAGDPSAVYHELSLALGEAWDEELEPFRHAAEGAPVRWLHQVG
- the fabF gene encoding beta-ketoacyl-ACP synthase II, which codes for MARKVVITGLGATTPIGGDVPTMWKNALKGVSGAHTLEDDWVAKFELPVQFAARATTPATEVLSRVEAKRMDPSTQFAVVASREAWADSGITEFDHDRLAVAFATGIGGVWTLLDAWDTLREKGPRRVLPMTVPMLMPNGPAAAVSLDLGARAGAHTPVSACASGTEAVHMGLDLIRSGKADVVVCGGAEAAIHPMPIAAFASMQALSRRNDEPERASRPYDRDRDGFVMGEGAGALVLEAEEHALARGARIYAELAGTSVTADAYHITAPDPQGLGATRALKAAMFDGRIQAEDVVHVNAHATSTPVGDKPEYTALKTALGQQVESVAVSATKSQMGHLLGASGAVEAVLTVLAVYERKAPVTINLENQDPEIPFDVVTKARDLPSGNIVALSNSFGFGGHNAVIAVRSV
- a CDS encoding acyl carrier protein; this encodes MASNEEILAGLAEIVNEETGLATEAVEMDKSFTEDLDIDSISMMTIVVNAEEKFGVRIPDEEVKNLKTVGDAVSFIAGAQA
- a CDS encoding beta-ketoacyl-ACP synthase III, coding for MSVPTLKQAPLRENTRIMAVGAYRPSVVVTNEDVCQWIDSSDEWIRQRTGIITRHRAPANVSVIDMAESAALEALEKAGIEASQLGAVIVSTVTHPYATPSAAASLADRLGATPAPAFDISAACAGYCYGIAQGDALVRSGAADYVLVVGAEKLSDVIDNTERTISFLLGDGAGAVVIGPSDIPGIGPSVWGSDGSKWDAIGMTHSMLDIRELSLTGKRGGVLSHEEAAVTDAALWPTLRQDGQTVFRWAVWEMAKVAEQALDAAGITSDDLVAFIPHQANMRIIDEMAKKLKLPETVTIARDIAEAGNTSAASIPLATHRLLQENPELSGGLALQIGFGAGLVFGAQVIVLP
- a CDS encoding ACP S-malonyltransferase, with product MLAIVCPGQGSQTPGFLAPWLELPSVAGHLASLSEVAGIDLVAHGTTSDEETIKDTAVAQPLLVAAGLVAATSLFDVELSALPVILAGHSVGEITASALAGVLTETEAMTFVRERANSMASAAAATPTGMSAVVGGDPAEVLAAIKASGATAANVNGAGQVVAAGTLDQLKALAENPPAKARVIPLKVAGAFHTSHMAPAVEALQALRPSLHPQKPQVPLLSNHDGAEVTDGDAGVDSLIAQVSRPVRWDQCMETMVQRGVTGLIELAPAGTLAGLAKRAMPGVKTVTVKTPDDLSAALALFAELEGQA
- a CDS encoding CdaR family transcriptional regulator, with protein sequence MAEPITTPVKRKPASKAMSPEKTETLKKLRASVGQLSTTTLRQLEKSLPWYSRLNSDERSALGMVAQNGIAAFVTWYERPSSPSWILSDVFGTAPTELTRSISLQKALQLIRIVVEVVEDQAPVIAPEADQSALREAVLRYSREVAFAAADVYARAAESRGSWDTRLEALIVDAILRGENTDALRSRIAALGWKAQERFTVMVGNSPSEPSAGYVSELRRTAGRFAEDALVGIQGDRLILILGGVHDRETAYLKLSELFAPGPVVYGAEAGSLLEASGSAQSAFAGLTAARAWPSAPRPVAADDLLPERVISGDDAARRSLVKNIYRPLVAASNGLVETLGTYLELGHSLEATARELFVHANTVRYRLKRVCDVTGWDPLLPREAFVLQTALVVGRLSAPPKPATERQPSRNNS
- the aceE gene encoding pyruvate dehydrogenase (acetyl-transferring), homodimeric type, giving the protein MNALKERLDVAAGEETSHILSGLTNQLPDRDPEETAEWLESLDDLIQDQGTERAQYIMRALLQRAGAQSVGVPMVTTTDYVNTIPVDQEAPFPGDEEIERKYRAWLRWNAAVMVHRAQRADIGVGGHISTYAGAATLYEVGFNHFFRGKDHPGGGDQVFFQGHASPGMYARAFMEGRLSEEDLDGFRQEKSKEGHALSSYPHPRLMPEFWEFPTVSMGIGPMNAIYQAQSNRYLHNRGIKDTSDQQVWAFLGDGEMDEPESRGLLQLAANDKLDNLNFVINCNLQRLDGPVRGNGKIMQELEAFFRGAGWNVIKVVWGREWDSLLAKDEDGSLVKIMNETVDGDYQTYKAESGAFVREHFFGKTPQTKELVQDLSDDEIWNLKRGGHDYNKVYAAYKAATEFKGKPTVILAHTVKGYGLGTHFEGRNATHQMKKLTLADLKAFRDHLRIPVTDDQLEADLYRPPYYHPGMDSPEIQYLMGRRKELGGFVPERRAKHTELTLPDEKVYEVANRGSGKQQAATTMAFVRLLKDLMRDKEFGKRIVPIIPDEARTFGMDAFFPTAKIYNPNGQNYLSVDRELVLAYKESIAGQIVHAGINEAGSVAAFTAAGSAYATHGEPLIPVYVFYSMFGFQRTGDSFWAAADQMTRGFIIGATAGRTTLTGEGLQHADGHSPILAATNPAVITYDPAYGYEIGVIMRDGLNRMYGPGPADNDPSRNVMYYITVYNEPIVQPPAPAEPDVEGIIKGIYLLAPAKIDGPRTQILASGVSVPWALEAQKVLAEDWGVSADVWSVTSWTELRRDAMAAEEEAFLNPDQPARVPFVTQQLAGATGPIVAVTDYMKAVPDQIRQFLPNEFASLGADGFGFSDTRAAARRFFKNDIHSVVVRSLEMLARRGEVDAQAPAKAIEKYRLHNVNAGTTGNAGGDS